One part of the Indicator indicator isolate 239-I01 chromosome 5, UM_Iind_1.1, whole genome shotgun sequence genome encodes these proteins:
- the MBD5 gene encoding methyl-CpG-binding domain protein 5, with protein sequence MNGGKECDGGDTDGGPPAVQVPVGWQRRVDQSGVLYISPSGSLLSCLEQVKTYLLTDGTCKCGLECPLVLPKVFNFDPGAAVKQRTAEDVKADEDVTKLCIHKRKIIAVATLHKSMEAPHPSLVLTSPGGGTSATPVVPTRAATPRSVRNKSHEGITNSVMPECKTPFKLMMGASNAMGRLYVQEMAGSQQQELHSVYPRQRLGSNELGQKSPYRGSHGGMPSPASSGSQIYGDGSISPRTDPLGSPDVFTRNNPNFHGAPNSSPIHMNRTPLSPPSVMLHGSPIQSSCAMAGRTNIPLSPTLTTKSPVMKKPMCNFSAGMEIPRAMFHHKPPQGPPPPPPPPSCALQKKPLTSEKDPLGILDPIPSKPVNQNPVIINPTTFHSNVHSQVPVMNVSMPPAVVPLPSNLPLPTVKPGHMNHGSHVQRVQHSASTSLSPSPVTSPVHMLGSGLGRIEASPQRSRSSSTSSDHGNFLLPPVGPQSSCSGIKVPPRSPRSTIGSPRPSMPSSPSTKHDGLNQYKEIPNPLIAGMSNVLNPPNNAVFPTASAGSGSLKSQPGLLGMPLNQILNQHNAASFPASSLLSAAAKAQLANQNKLAGNNNNSSSNSGPVASSGNNEGHSTLNTMFPPAANVLLPTTEGQSGRAALRDKLMSQQKDPLRKRKQPTTTVLSLLRQSQMDSSGVSKAGSDLIRKQSQSSFPISSMSQLLQSMSCQSSHMSSNSTTSCGSSNTALPCSGNQMHFADTSMNSGSLQNSLAQSLPLRGEGVHCQNTNTNFVHGTSPGTTNHLAGLINQMQASGTCGMLAQSGMALGNSLHPNPPQPRIQASSTPVIPNSIVSSCNQTSPEAGGSGPSSSIAIAGTSQPAITKTTSVLQDGVIVTTAAGNPLQSQLPMGSDFPFAGHEHSLHFPQNSSSNNNLPHSLNQNLLNSLPISLPVNQQHLLNQNLLNILQPSAGEGKSEVNLNPLGFLNPNVNAALAFLSSDVDGQVLQPVHFQLLATLLQNQAQAAAMLPLPSFNLTISDLLQQQNNPLPSVTQMTAPPDHLPSTQSESNRVETLLTNPLGNPIPSFSGTDTTSNPLLLPAVSGASALMALNPQLVGGVLNSASGNTANHPEVSIATSSQATTTTTTTSSAVAALSVSTLGGGTAVVSMAETLLNISNNAGNPSGPAKLNNNSVVPQLLNPLLGTGLLGDMSSINTTLNNHQLSHLQSLLNNNQMFPSNQQQQHLLQGYQNVQGFQGQPPIPGPANNPNPMACLFQNFQVRMQEDAAVLNKRMITQMGMAPLPESSSTMLPPFQETSCDLQQRTEPSLGQQAKDNLNVAAQGDTSVDAIYKAVVDAASKGMQVVITTAVSSTTQMSPIPALSAMSAFTASIGDPLNLSSAVSAVIHGRNLAVSDQEGRTRNSRGTRVLKNSEHGKNASEGEGYEYYKPTSCNTPKKQWEGEQSPVSEINRWKCEEFLDHSAHIHSSPCHERPNNISALPLLQGEQHQLLLSQRNCQSEKMLEENFRYNNYKRTMMSFKERLENTVERCAHINGNRPQQNRGFGELLNTSKQDLILEEQSPSSSNSLESSLVKDYIHYNGDFNAKSINGCVPSPSDAKSISSEDDLRNPDSPSSNELIHYRPRTFNVGDLVWGQIKGLTSWPGKLVREEEVHNSCQQNAEEGKVEPEKLKTLTEGLEAYNRARKRNRKSGKLNNHLEAAIHEAMSELDKMSGNVHQIPQGDRQVKPPKPKRRKISR encoded by the exons atgaaTGGTGGAAAGGAGTGTGACGGAGGGGACACGGATGGAGGGCCACCAGCAGTGCAAGTTCCCGTTGGTTGGCAGCGACGGGTGGACCAAAGTGGAGTGCTCTATATCAG TCCCAGTGGGTCTTTATTATCCTGCTTGGAGCAGGTGAAGACTTACTTGCTGACTGATGGAACATGCAAGTGTGGCCTAGaatgtcctcttgttcttccCAAG GTCTTTAATTTTgatcctggagctgctgtgaaGCAGAGAACTGCTGAAGATGTTAAAGCGGACGAAGATGTCACCAAACTATGCATccacaaaaggaaaattattgCTGTGGCTACACTTCATAAAAGCATGGAAGCACCACATCCTTCACTAGTCCTAACTAGTCCTGGTGGTGGAACAA GTGCAACTCCAGTTGTTCCTACTAGAGCAGCAACTCCAAGATCAGTGAGGAATAAATCACATGAAGGAATTACAAATTCTGTGATGCCGGAATGTAAGACTCCTTTCAAGTTGATGATGGGGGCATCTAATGCCATGGGTAGGCTTTATGTGCAAGAAATGGCTGGAAGCCAGCAACAAGAACTTCATTCTGTCTATCCTAGGCAGAGATTGGGTAGTAATGAACTCGGACAGAAGTCTCCGTATCGTGGCAGTCACGGTGGGATGCCCAGTCCAGCTTCATCAGGATCACAGATATACGGAGATGGCTCAATCTCTCCCAGGACTGACCCACTTGGAAGCCCTGATGTTTTCACAAGGAACAATCCCAATTTTCATGGAGCACCCAACTCTAGTCCTATTCACATGAACAGGACACCTCTCTCTCCACCATCAGTAATGCTACATGGTTCTCCCATACAGTCATCCTGTGCAATGGCTGGAAGGACTAATATACCTCTTTCCCCAACCTTGACCACAAAAAGCCCAGTAATGAAAAAACCCATGTGTAATTTCTCAGCTGGTATGGAAATACCACGAGCAATGTTTCACCATAAACCGCCCCAGGGCCCACCCCCgcctcctccaccaccttcttgtGCTCTTCAGAAAAAGCCATTAACATCAGAAAAGGATCCACTTGGCATACTTGACCCTATCCCTAGCAAGCCAGTGAACCAGAACCCAGTTATCATTAACCCAACTACTTTCCATTCAAACGTCCACTCTCAGGTACCTGTGATGAATGTAAGCATGCCTCCTGCTGTCGTCCCTTTGCCAAGTAATCTTCCTTTGCCAACTGTCAAACCTGGGCACATGAACCATGGAAGTCACGTTCAAAGAGTGCAGCACTCTGCTTcaacttccctctctccttcaccGGTGACATCCCCGGTTCATATGCTGGGATCCGGGCTTGGAAGGATCGAGGCTTCTCCCCAAAGATCACGTTCTTCTTCCACGTCATCAGATCATGGCAATTTCCTGCTGCCTCCAGTAGGACCACAGTCATCCTGTAGCGGTATTAAAGTCCCTCCCAGGTCCCCACGGTCAACAATAGGGTCACCAAGACCATCTATGCCATCTAGCCCTTCCACCAAGCACGATGGACTTAATCAGTACAAGGAGATCCCTAACCCATTAATTGCTGGAATGAGTAATGTATTAAATCCTCCAAACAATGCAGTTTTTCCCACTGCATCGGCTGGAAGCGGTTCCTTGAAGAGTCAGCCTGGTTTGCTGGGAATGCCTTTAAATCAGATCTTGAACCAGCACAACGCGGCCTCTTTTCCAGCAAGCAGTTtactctcagcagcagccaaagcacagctagcAAATCAAAATAAACTTGCTGGTAACAACAATAACAGCAGTAGCAATTCTGGACCTGTTGCCAGCAGTGGCAACAACGAAGGACACAGCACTTTAAATACCATGTTCCCTCCTGCTGCCAACGTGCTTCTACCAACGACTGAAGGGCAGAGTGGCCGAGCAGCACTCAGAGATAAGTTGATGTCTCAGCAGAAAGATcctctgaggaaaaggaagcAGCCCACCACCACAGTGCTGAGTTTGCTGAGACAGTCTCAGATGGACAGTTCTGGAGTTTCCAAAGCTGGCTCTGATTTGATAAGAAAGCAAAGTCAAAGCTCCTTTCCCATCAGTTCTATGTCCCAGCTACTTCAGTCCATGAGTTGTCAAAGCTCTCACATGAGCAGCAATAGTACCACCAGTTGTGGGAGCTCCAATACTGCTTTACCTTGCTCTGGTAACCAGATGCATTTCGCAGACACCAGTATGAACTCTGGCAGCCTCCAGAACTCGCTGGCACAGAGTTTACCCCTGCGAGGGGAAGGTGTGCACTGCCAGAACACAAACACTAACTTTGTCCACGGTACAAGCCCGGGCACCACCAACCACCTTGCAGGGTTAATCAATCAGATGCAGGCCAGCGGCACCTGCGGGATGCTCGCTCAGTCAGGAATGGCTTTAGGAAACTCATTACATCCGAACCCACCTCAGCCCAGAATCCAGGCATCCTCCACTCCAGTGATACCAAACAGCATTGTTAGCAGCTGTAATCAAACAAGTCCTGAAGCAG GGGGTTCAGGACCATCATCATCAATAGCCATAGCTGGCACCAGCCAACCTGCCATCACAAAGACAACATCTGTGCTTCAGGATGGTGTAATCGTCACTACTGCAGCTGGAAACCCACTTCAGAGCCAGCTGCCCATGGGGAGCGATTTCCCTTTTGCTGGCCATGAACACTCGCTTCATTTCCCGCAGAACAGCTCTTCAAACAACAATCTTCCACATTCTTTGAATCAAAACCTCCTCAATTCTCTGCCTATCTCTTTGCCAGTGAATCAGCAACATCTCCTAAACCAGAATCTATTAAATATACTCCAGCCTTCAGCAGGAGAAGGCAAGTCTGAGGTCAACCTCAACCCTTTAGGTTTTCTCAACCCGAATGTAAATGCTGCTTTAGCTTTTCTCTCCAGTGACGTGGATGGGCAGGTATTGCAGCCTGTTCATTTTCAGCTTCTAGCAACCCTCCTCCAGAACCAAGCCCAAGCAGCTGCCATGCTTCCCCTACCATCTTTCAATCTGACCATCTCAGATTTGTTGCAACAGCAAAATAACCCTTTACCCTCAGTAACACAGATGACAGCCCCACCTGACCATTTGCCAAGCACTCAGTCAGAAAGCAACAGGGTGGAGACCCTTTTAACCAACCCCCTGGGCAACCCCATTCCAAGCTTTTCAGGCACTGACACTACTTCTAACCCCCTGCTCCTCCCAGCTGTCTCTGGGGCCTCAGCATTAATGGCCTTGAATCcccagctggtgggaggtgtcctgaaCTCCGCATCGGGCAACACCGCTAATCATCCAGAGGTTTCCATAGCCACCTCCTCCCAAGCAACCACTACCACAACCACTACATCATCCGCAGTGGCAGCACTGTCTGTCTCAACCCTGGGTGGTGGGACAGCAGTGGTGTCAATGGCAGAAACATTGCTGAACATATCTAATAATGCTGGGAATCCATCTGGTCCAGCTAAACTCAACAATAACTCTGTGGTGCCACAGCTACTTAACCCTCTACTGGGGACAGGTCTGCTTG GTGACATGTCATCTATAAACACTACTTTGAATAACCATCAGCTGAGTCATCTCCAGTCGCTATTAAACAACAATCAGATGTTTCCTTCaaatcagcagcagcaacacctTCTCCAGGGCTATCAGAACGTGCAGGGCTTTCAAGGCCAGCCCCCAATTCCTGGCCCAGctaacaacccaaaccccatgGCGTGTCTGTTCCAAAATTTCCAG GTGAGGATGCAGGAAGACGCTGCTGTCCTGAACAAAAGAATGATCACTCAGATGGGAATGGCACCACTTCCTGAGAGCTCCAGCACTATGCTTCCTCCTTTCCAAGAAACATCTTGTGATCTGCAGCAAAGAACTGAACCATCTCTTGGACAACAGGCAAAGGATAACCTCAATGTCGCTGCTCAGGGTGATACCTCGGTGGACGCTATCTACAAAGCAGTTGTAGATGCTGCAAGCAAAGGAATGCAAGTAGTAATCACCACTGCTGTTAGCAGTACAACACAGATGAGTCCCATTCCAGCTTTGAGTGCCATGAGTGCCTTCACAGCCTCAATTGGTGACCCATTAAatctttccagtgctgtcagTGCAGTAATCCATGGAAGAAACCTCGCCGTGTCCGATCAGGAaggcaggacaaggaacagcagaggGACGCGAGTCCTGAAGAATTCAGAGCACGGGAAGAACGCCAGCGAAGGGGAGGGTTATGAGTATTACAAACCAACCAGTTGTAACACACCCAAAAAACAGTGGGAAGGGGAGCAAAGTCCTGTCAGCGAGATCAACAGGTGGAAATGTGAGGAGTTTCTAGACCACTCTGCCCATATCCATAGCAGCCCTTGTCACGAGAGGCCCAACAACATCTCTGCGCTGCCACTCTTACAGGGCGAGCAGCATCAGCTCCTCTTGTCCCAGCGGAACTGTCAGAGCGAGAAAATGCTGGAGGAGAATTTCAGGTATAACAATTACAAAAGAACTATGATGAGTTTTAAGGAAAGACTGGAGAACACTGTGGAACGATGTGCACACATCAACGGCAACAGGcctcagcagaacagaggaTTTGGGGAGTTGCTGAACACTTCTAAACAAGACCTGATTCTGGAAGAGCaatcccccagctcctcaaaCAGCTTGGAAAGTTCGTTAGTTAAAGACTATATCCATTACAATGGAGATTTTAATGCCAAAAGCATTAATGGGTGTGTGCCTAGCCCTTCAGATGCTAAAAGCATCAGTAGTGAAGATGACCTAAGGAACCCAGATTCCCCTTCTTCAAACGAGCTGATACATTACAGGCCGAGGACGTTTAATGTTGGCGACTTGGTCTGGGGCCAAATCAAAGGACTGACTTCATGGCCTGGGAAACTAGTAAGAGAAGAAGAGGTTCACAATTCATGTCAACAAAACGCTGAGGAGGGGAAG GTGGAGCCAGAGAAGTTGAAGACACTAACAGAAGGTCTAGAAGCTTACAACCGAGccaggaaaaggaacagaaa AAGTGGAAAGCTAAATAACCATTTAGAAGCTGCTATACACGAGGCCATGAGTGAACTAGACAAAATGTCTGGGAAT GTCCACCAAATTCCCCAGGGAGACAGACAAGTGAAGCCTCCAAAACCCAAGAGGAGGAAGATCTCTAGATAA